Part of the Nitrospirota bacterium genome, CTCTTTTCAGCGTCCTTGACCTTGCCCAGTTCATCAATAAGCTTCTGCTGGATTTCTGAAAGTTTATTTATCGGATTTGCAGCGTGAATGGAGGCGGAGGGCAGAGGGCAGAGGGAAAAAATTAATATAGAGCACAGAGCACAGAGCACAGGATTAATCCTTTGCCCTTTGCCCTCTGCTTTACGCTTTTTGCCCTTTGCTCTCATTTTAATACTTTATCTTCCCTACTGCTATAAAACTTCCCGCCACGCTTAAAAAGGCCCCGGCAAGAGGGATTTCAATATAAGCGCTTAACGGCAAAGAAGTCAGGTTTGATTTCATCGACGGCATGAACTCAACTATCTTTAAAGAAGCAAAAGAAGACGCTGCGGATATCAGCGCCACGCTGATGATGCCCCCTATCAGGCCGATAAAAATACCTTCAATAAGAAATGGAAGCCTGATGAATATCTTTGTTGCGCCTAACAATTTAAGCGTCTCGATCTCGTCCTTCCTTCTATAAAAGAAGATCTTGATGGTGCTGAAAGTTATGAAGGTAATGGCCGCGAATACCGCGCACCCGAAAAATAAAGTGCCCACCTTCATGGCCTTTGAAATGGCGTACAGGGACGACAGCCATTTTTCTCCGTACTGGACTTCCTCAACACCCTGCATCTGTTTTATATGCGCCGCTTTTTTCCCGGCGAGCGCGGGGTCCAGCAAGTCGCTTTTTAATGTAAGTTCAAGAGAGGCCGGGAGCGGGTTTTCGTCAAGGCCTTCAAGGATGAGGGCGTCAGAACCCAAAGTATGTTTGACTTCATCAAGGGCCTTGTCCCTTGATATGTATTTTACTTCTACGATATCGGTGTCCCGCTGGAAGTGTTGTTTCAACGATTCTTCCCTTCCCGGGTCCACCTTTTTGTCCAAATATACGACCATGCCGAAGCTCTTGGCCCAGCGCTGCACCACCGAGTCCGTGTTCCTCGATACCATCACGAATGAGCAGAGTATTGACAGCCCTATGCTGACGGAAAGGACCGTGAGAAAGTTGATCCACTTTTCACGCCAGATGCTGTTAAATGCGGTCTTCAGAGCATACCTTAGGATTATCACGCCACCATCTCCTTCTCAATGTATTTATTGTTTATGTAAAAAACCCTGTTCCCGGTTTTGCGGAAGAGCCCCTCGTTATGCGTTGCGATAAGCACTGTTGTGCCCCTTGCGTTAATCTCCCTGAAAAGCTTCATGACCACCTCGGAATTGTCGTCGTCGAGATTGCCCGTGGGTTCGTCCGCAAGCAGGACGATCGGCTTTGCCACCATGGCCCTTGCAACCACGACCCTCTGTTGTTCACCCCCGGAAAGGTGCGGGGGAAAAATGTTTGCCTTGTGTATGAGGTTTATCTCCCTCAACACCGCATTCACGCGCTCTCTTATTTCATGGGGGTGTTTTTTGTGAATGGTCAATGCAAGGGCGATATTGTCAAACACTGTTTTGTTGTCCAGCAGCTTGAAGTCCTGAAAAACCACCCCGACATTTTGCCTCAGCGACGGGATGGCGTTTTGTTTCATCTTGCTAACTATCCAGTCCGAGACAACAATCTGCCCGGCGTCGGGGCGCTCCGCTCCGTAAATGAGTTTCAGCAGCGTTGTTTTTCCCGCCCCGCTCGGCCCCGTAAGAAATGCGAACTCTCCTCTTCCCATTGAAAAGGAAATATTTTTGAAGACGACTTCTTTATCGTATGTTTTTGTTACTTCGTCAAATAATATCATCTATATAAAACTCCTTTCTTCTGGCTCTATTTTAAAAATGAAAAAATTTTCTTAATGTGATTGCCATCACTACCTGTTATCGGGTTCTTGTGTAAAATACTAAAATGAATTTGCGGTATGGAAGAATGGATTTTCATAGAGAGGAACGGAGGATGGTAGGCGATGCTGGGATTGAACCAGCGGCCTCTTCCGTGTGAAGGAAGCGCTCTCCCACTGAGCTAATCGCCCTCAGGGGAAATTATAAAAAAAATATGTTTATTAAAGCAAATGATGTGATATAATGTTGCCAAATAAAAGGATGCATGCTTAATTTATTTAAGCAAAGCAGAACATGTGGATTAAAGTATGTTTTGATTTTTGCCGAATGTATCCATTATAAATGGCAACGCAAACCATTTATCAGACAGGCGGGCGGGAAAGGTTATAAGATTTATGATTACTCTGATGCTAAAAGCAGCGAATAAAATAAACCATATTATTTCAGCAGAGATAATTCATTGTCTATGATTTTTGGCAAAAAAGGCATAGTGGGTCTTGATATCGGCTCCAAGAATATCAAGGCCGTGCAGCTTAAAGAGTCAAAAAGCGGTTACCAGCTTGAACGCCTGGGCATAGCCCCCCTCGAACCGGAATTAATAGTAGACGGTTCCATCCTCGACTCTTCCCGTGTTGTCGGGGCAATTAAAGGACTGATTTCAAGCACCGACATTAATACCAGGGACGTCACCCTCTCAGTATCAGGCCACTCATCCGTTATCATCAAAAGAGTATCGCTCACCCAGATGTCAGAGGATGAATTGGGCGAATCAATAAAATTTGAGGCGGAGCAGTACATCCCCTTTGATATTGAAGACGTCAATCTCGACTTCCAGATACTTGGCCCGTCAGGGAAAGAAAACATGATGGACGTCCTCATCGTCGCAGTCAAAAAAGAGAAGATAAACGAGTACGTCACTGTTGTAAAAGATGCCGGGCTTAACCCGGTGATCGTCGACGTTGACGCCTTTGCCCTTGAAAACATGTACGAGCTTAACTATGAAATCAAGGAAAACGAGAATGTCGCGCTCGTTAACATCGGGGCGGGCATGATCAATATGAACATACTCAAAGGCGGAAGTTCGGTTTTCACCAGAGACAGCGCAGTAGGCGGGAATATGCATACCGAGGCCTTGCAAAAGGAATTTACCATTTCTTACGCAAACGCCGAAAAGCTGAAACTGGAAGGCTCCAAAGAAGGTATCTCGCCGGAGGACATGGCAGCGGCCCTTACCTCGGCCTCGGAAGACATCATCTCGGAGATCTCCAGGTCGTTTGACTATTTCAGGGACACTACAAATTATGAGAGCATTAATGAAATAATCATCAGCGGAGGCGTGGCCCTGACCGCCGGTTTCGTTTCTCTGTTATCTGAAAGGTCGGGGATAAATGTCCGGGTTGCTGAACCGTTCAAAAGCATCCGTGTCCCTGAGACGTTTGATAAGGAATATTTAAAGAAAGTCGAGCCTGTTATCGCCATTGCCGTAGGCCTGGCATTAAGAAGGGTGGGAGACAGATAAATGATAAGGATCAATCTGCTTCCCACAAAAAAGGCATTGAAGATACCTCCTGTTTTTATTTACGGCACAATGGCGACCGCTGCCCTGATCGTAGTGCTGATTATGTTTACATTTTATTTATTCGGCAAGGTCTCCGCGATGCAGACCGAAATATCCAAAAAGGAAAAAAGGCTGGAAGAGTTAAAAATAATGATAAAGGAAGTCCAGAACTACGAGAAGGACAACGAGGAATTCAGGAAAAAAACCGAGATCATTGAACAACTGAAAAAGAACCAGATCGTGCCCTTGCGGCTGCTCGACGAGGTAAGCGGAATGCTCCCCAAGGGCGTATGGCTGACCATCCTTAACGAAAAGAGCGGCGTTACAAATATAGAAGGCTACGCGCATACAAACAACGATCTTGTCACTTATGTCCAGAACCTGAAGGGTTCGAAATATTTGACAGACGTCATGCTGATCGAATCGCGGCAGACCACAATTGATGAGTTTGAGGTGTATAAATTTAAACTCACTTTTAAAATCAGGATATAGGATTTATGACAGCGACCAATATCATAAACAGGCTAAAAAATCTTTCATCACGCATGCAGCTTGTCATAGCGATACTGCCCTCTTTACTGCTGCTCATTTTATTTGTCTTCCTTGTGCTGCTCCCTAAAAACAGCGAAATAAAAATACTCGATACCAAACTTACGAAGCTGAACCAGGAAATACAGAGCAGCGAGGCAAAGGTCAAAAAGCTTGATATGCTGATAGCCGAAAATAAATTATTGAAGGCAAAGCTTGCAAAATTGCAGGAACAACTGCCTGAAGAAAAAGAGGTCTCCGTGCTGCTTAAACAGATATCCGATTCGGGACTGCAATCAGGACTTGAAATACTCTTGTGGAGACCGGAGGCAAAAAAGACAAGCCCCGATAACCTGTATGTCGAAATCCCGGTCAAAGTTGAGGTCCAGACAGGCTATCACAACCTCGGGGTATTTTTCAGCCATATCAGCCGGCTGCCGAGGCTTGTAAATATATCGGACATAGACCTTCGCGTTAAAGAAAAAAAGGGCAAGGAAGGCGCCGGTCTAATTGGCGCTACTTTTACGGCACGCACCTTCGCGTCCATGAGTCCTGAAGATGTAGCTGAGCCGAAAGAGGAAAAAGCAAAAGGACAAAAAGAGCAGCCGAAGGAGAAAAAAGAATAATGAAATTTTCAGCGTCTTTTTTTGCCGCGATAGCATTTATACTATTTGCCTTCTACGGCTGCAAGGAGCAGCCCGCTCCTCCCGCTAAGACAGCTAAGCCCAAGGCTGAGGCGGCCGCAAAAACAGAACCTGCCGCCGGGCAAACTCCGGTAGCTGCACAGGAGACCCCGCCGGAAGAAGGTTATGTGTACCAGCCGGGAGACAGGCGCGACCCTTTTGTGCCGCTCATAGTGACCACGAAAAAAACTGCGAGGAAGACTGCAGGGCGGCCCGGCACGCTTGAAAGCTATGATATAGGCGAATTCACGCTTCTGGCCGTTGCAAAAAAAGGAGACCAGTATTACGCGCTTCTTGTTACGCCTGACAACCGGTCCTTTTCAGTTAAAAGAGGGACCGTCATCGGTTATAACAATGGGAAGGTCGAAGAGATCACAAAAAATAAAGTAGTGTTAGTGGAATATTCGAAGGATTTTAAAGGTGACCTCCAGCCCAAGAGAATAACCTTAGAGTTTCAAAAGGAGAGATAGATAATGCTAATCAGAAAATTTTTTCTACTTCTAACGGTCTTTCTTATTTGCAGCCAGGCGCTCTATGCCCGGGCTGAAGAGCAGGCTTCGGCAAAACCGGAAATTACCGGGATAAATGTAACGGACAGGAACGGAACAACGGAGATCGAAATAAAATGCAGCGCCCCTTTCAATTATACAATCTACAAGCCGTCCGACCCGTATCAGCTTATAGTCGAACTGCAGAATACGGAGCCGGGCCAATTCAATACAAAGCTGACCATAGACAGGGCGGGAGTTCTGGATATAGTCCCTGTAAAGGAAAAAGGCGCTGTTGACGTTACGAAAATCATGATTGCGCTCACAGTGCCCGTTGACGTAACTCCCGAATACAAAGACAATGCCCTGATTATCGCCTTTAATAATCCCGAAGCAGGGGAAGCAGCCAAAGCAGAAGATAAAGCGACTGAAGAGGCCGCCCCCGAAGCTGCAAAATCCGACGCTGAACCGATTGCGCAAATGGAGTATTCAGGAGATAAAATATCCATCGATTTTCAGGACGCGGACCTTACACATATATTCAGGCTCATCTCAGACATAAGCGGATACAACATAGTCGTCAGCCCTGAAGTTAAGGGCAAGTTTTCAATGAAGCTCATTGACGTGCCGTGGGACCAGGCCCTCGATGTCATTCTAAGGAACTACGGTTTATCAAAATCCGTTGAAGGCAACATCATCCGCATAGCTCCGACCTCGGTGCTGGCCAAAGAAGAGGAGGACATTGCCAGGGCCAAAGAGTCCCAGGAAAAATCAGGAGACCTTGTTACAAGAGTTTATCCGATCAATTACGCCAAGGTTGATGAAATAAAAAAGGCGATTGACACTGCCAAGCTTCTAACAGCAAGGGGCTTCATCAGCGTTGATGAAAGGACCAGCTCTGTCATAATAAAAGACGTTGATAAAAAACATGAAGAATACACAAGCATCATAAAAGCGCTCGATGTGCCTACGCCTCAGGTGAATATTGACGCAAGAATAGTCGAGGTAACGACAAACTTTTCCAAAGAGCTCGGCATCCAGTGGGGCGCTCTTATAAAGCCTTCCCCTCAGACACAAATATCCGGCATCACTACTCCTTTGCCCGGCAATGTGGGCAGCGATGGCTTCTTTTCCAGTAACCCTTTGCTGGTAAATCTTCCCGCCGCTGTCGGCCAGGGGGCCGGAGGCTCATTAGGCATCGGCTATATAAGCGCCAAGACACTGAGGGCGCTCGATATCCAGCTTTCCGCCATGGAAGCCACAGGAAAAGGCAGGATAGTCTCCAACCCCAGGGTCATGACAATGGACCATCAAAAAGCAAAGATCCTGCAGGGCAAAAAGATACCTTACCAGACCACCTCTCAGGAAGGCACACAGACGGCCTTTGTTGATGCGGCCATTGAACTCACAGTAACACCGCATATTACTCCCGAAGGGACCATCCTTCTGACTATAGAGGCCAAGAAAAACGAGGCCGATTTCAGCCAGGTCTCTTTCAGCGGCGTGCCTACGATTAATACAAATGAGGTAACAACTCAGGTTTTGATAAAGGACGCTGATACCCTGGCGCTTGGAGGGATATTTAAAACTACCATTTCCAAAAATAATGCGGGCGTACCAGCTCTAAGCAGAATACCCGGCCTCGGATGGCTTTTTAAAACCCAGAAAGACGTTGAAGATACAACCGAACTGTTGATCTTCATAACGCCGAGGATCGTGAAGTAATAATATAGTTAAGAGTAAAGAGTGAAAGAAATAAAGTTGATGAAAGTTTATGACGATAAATAATCATACACGCCAAGACGCAGGAGGACTAATGAGAATTAATTTTTTCTTTCTAATGATAATAAGTCTGTTTTTTGTGTTGTCAGGCTGCGGAGGAGGCGACCCGCAGGGCGGTGGAAGCGTTGACGCGCCTGCAGATGGTACAATTACAGTTGGCCTGTCGAGCGCATCCATCACCGACACAAGCGCTGCAACTTCAACAGAAACATTTTGTTGTCTTACTGTAGTTGTGAAAGATGCAAACGGCATCCCCCTTAGAGATGTAAATGTATCCATTGCATTTCCTTTTGCTGTGCCTGATTCAACAGGACTGGTGCAGCTTCTTGACAGCAATACCCCAAAGGATTCTCCTTTGTCCGTGACAACGGATGAAAACGGAGCATATTACCTCAGCTTCCAGTATAAAAGAGGCGGCGGGGCAAGCTATAAAGGTGATTTCCTGGTTACGTCGGGCGCATTGTCCGCAACCGCGACATTTGAAGTAAAGGCCGAGTAACATATCGCCGTTTCCCCAAGCTGAAATAGATTTGCACTCTACTAAAGACTTCTTCTGAAATCTCTCTCAATTTCAGAAGAAGTCTTTTTCGTATTGCTTCATTCCTTAAATCATGATCTGCATTCCATTGTCACAAGCTAACGACCTATACAAAACAAAAGTCCTGCGCCACGACTGTCACTCCCGCTTGTCGGGAGTCCTTCCGCAATATAGATTCCGGACAAGCCGGAATCACAAGGTTACAGTTTACATAGGACATCTACGGTCTTCATTAATTCCGTGACGCAGGATACATAATTTTCTATGCCCTCATACAGCTATTATCACTGTATGAGGGCATGGAAAAATATCCTGCTGTTATTTAAGTTGCAGCCACATCCTGACGATAAGTAATCATGCAAAATGCAAGAAGCAAGAAAATGTATTAAGGACATTTAAGTTGAAGTGGGGTTTTGACGATAAGTAATCAACAAATAAATTT contains:
- the ftsE gene encoding cell division ATP-binding protein FtsE encodes the protein MILFDEVTKTYDKEVVFKNISFSMGRGEFAFLTGPSGAGKTTLLKLIYGAERPDAGQIVVSDWIVSKMKQNAIPSLRQNVGVVFQDFKLLDNKTVFDNIALALTIHKKHPHEIRERVNAVLREINLIHKANIFPPHLSGGEQQRVVVARAMVAKPIVLLADEPTGNLDDDNSEVVMKLFREINARGTTVLIATHNEGLFRKTGNRVFYINNKYIEKEMVA
- a CDS encoding pilus assembly protein PilP, whose translation is MKFSASFFAAIAFILFAFYGCKEQPAPPAKTAKPKAEAAAKTEPAAGQTPVAAQETPPEEGYVYQPGDRRDPFVPLIVTTKKTARKTAGRPGTLESYDIGEFTLLAVAKKGDQYYALLVTPDNRSFSVKRGTVIGYNNGKVEEITKNKVVLVEYSKDFKGDLQPKRITLEFQKER
- the pilM gene encoding type IV pilus assembly protein PilM, with protein sequence MIFGKKGIVGLDIGSKNIKAVQLKESKSGYQLERLGIAPLEPELIVDGSILDSSRVVGAIKGLISSTDINTRDVTLSVSGHSSVIIKRVSLTQMSEDELGESIKFEAEQYIPFDIEDVNLDFQILGPSGKENMMDVLIVAVKKEKINEYVTVVKDAGLNPVIVDVDAFALENMYELNYEIKENENVALVNIGAGMINMNILKGGSSVFTRDSAVGGNMHTEALQKEFTISYANAEKLKLEGSKEGISPEDMAAALTSASEDIISEISRSFDYFRDTTNYESINEIIISGGVALTAGFVSLLSERSGINVRVAEPFKSIRVPETFDKEYLKKVEPVIAIAVGLALRRVGDR
- the pilO gene encoding type 4a pilus biogenesis protein PilO, with the protein product MTATNIINRLKNLSSRMQLVIAILPSLLLLILFVFLVLLPKNSEIKILDTKLTKLNQEIQSSEAKVKKLDMLIAENKLLKAKLAKLQEQLPEEKEVSVLLKQISDSGLQSGLEILLWRPEAKKTSPDNLYVEIPVKVEVQTGYHNLGVFFSHISRLPRLVNISDIDLRVKEKKGKEGAGLIGATFTARTFASMSPEDVAEPKEEKAKGQKEQPKEKKE
- a CDS encoding PilN domain-containing protein, translating into MIRINLLPTKKALKIPPVFIYGTMATAALIVVLIMFTFYLFGKVSAMQTEISKKEKRLEELKIMIKEVQNYEKDNEEFRKKTEIIEQLKKNQIVPLRLLDEVSGMLPKGVWLTILNEKSGVTNIEGYAHTNNDLVTYVQNLKGSKYLTDVMLIESRQTTIDEFEVYKFKLTFKIRI
- a CDS encoding ABC transporter permease, encoding MIILRYALKTAFNSIWREKWINFLTVLSVSIGLSILCSFVMVSRNTDSVVQRWAKSFGMVVYLDKKVDPGREESLKQHFQRDTDIVEVKYISRDKALDEVKHTLGSDALILEGLDENPLPASLELTLKSDLLDPALAGKKAAHIKQMQGVEEVQYGEKWLSSLYAISKAMKVGTLFFGCAVFAAITFITFSTIKIFFYRRKDEIETLKLLGATKIFIRLPFLIEGIFIGLIGGIISVALISAASSFASLKIVEFMPSMKSNLTSLPLSAYIEIPLAGAFLSVAGSFIAVGKIKY
- the pilQ gene encoding type IV pilus secretin PilQ; its protein translation is MLIRKFFLLLTVFLICSQALYARAEEQASAKPEITGINVTDRNGTTEIEIKCSAPFNYTIYKPSDPYQLIVELQNTEPGQFNTKLTIDRAGVLDIVPVKEKGAVDVTKIMIALTVPVDVTPEYKDNALIIAFNNPEAGEAAKAEDKATEEAAPEAAKSDAEPIAQMEYSGDKISIDFQDADLTHIFRLISDISGYNIVVSPEVKGKFSMKLIDVPWDQALDVILRNYGLSKSVEGNIIRIAPTSVLAKEEEDIARAKESQEKSGDLVTRVYPINYAKVDEIKKAIDTAKLLTARGFISVDERTSSVIIKDVDKKHEEYTSIIKALDVPTPQVNIDARIVEVTTNFSKELGIQWGALIKPSPQTQISGITTPLPGNVGSDGFFSSNPLLVNLPAAVGQGAGGSLGIGYISAKTLRALDIQLSAMEATGKGRIVSNPRVMTMDHQKAKILQGKKIPYQTTSQEGTQTAFVDAAIELTVTPHITPEGTILLTIEAKKNEADFSQVSFSGVPTINTNEVTTQVLIKDADTLALGGIFKTTISKNNAGVPALSRIPGLGWLFKTQKDVEDTTELLIFITPRIVK